The following are encoded in a window of Prevotella melaninogenica genomic DNA:
- the rpoC gene encoding DNA-directed RNA polymerase subunit beta', translating into MAFKKDNKVKSNFSKITIGLASPEEILENSFGEVTKPETINYRTYKPERDGLFCERIFGPTKDYECACGKYKRIRYKGIVCDRCGVEVTEKKVRRERAGHIELVVPVAHIWYFRSLPNKIGYLLGMPTKKLDAVIYYEKYVVIQPGVVEGMKNADTDEDLNGSHKFDLLSEDEYLDILDNKLPEGNERLDDSDPSKFIAKMGAEAIYDLLTGIDLDRLAGELRDRATTDSSQQRKTEALKRLQVVEGFRQSIGVNNPEWMIMKIIPVTPPELRPLVPLDGGRFATSDLNDLYRRVIIRNNRLKRLMEIKAPEVILRNEKRMLQEAVDSLFDNSRKSSAVKSESNRPLKSLSDSLKGKQGRFRQNLLGKRVDYSARSVIVVGPELKMGECGLPKLMAAELYKPFIIRKLIERGIVKTVKSAKKIVDRREPVIWDILENVMKGHPVMLNRAPTLHRLGIQAFQPKLIEGKAIQLHPLACTAFNADFDGDQMAVHLPLSNEAILETQILMLQSHNILNPANGAPITVPSQDMVLGLYYITKIRPGAKGEGLTFYGPEEAIIAYNEKKCDLHSQIKVIVDDLVDGKLQKRMVETSVGRVIVNQIIPTEIGFFNGIISKKSLRGLIADVIKAVGMARACEFLDGIKNLGYRMAYVAGLSFNLDDIIVPVEKTDIVGKGQSEVDQVKANYEMGFITDKERYNQVIDAWTHVNNNLKQAVMKHMTEADQGFNAVYMMLDSGARGSADQIAQLAGMRGLMAKPQKAGAEGAQIIENPIISNFKEGMSVLEYFIASHGARKGLADTAMKTADAGYLTRRLVDVSHDVIINEEDCGSLRGLECRALKNGDETIASLYERILGRVSVHDVINPTTGDIIVAAGEEITEAKAQAIEDSPIEMVEIRSVLTCESKKGVCKKCYGRNLASARMVQMGEAVGVIAAQAIGEPGTQLTLRTFHAGGVAGNAAANATITAKSDAKIEFEELRTVPFVDENDKECEMVVSRLAEIRFVDPNTGIVLLTDNVPYGSSLYFKSGDTVKKGDMICKWDPFNAVIVSEYAGVLRLHDVIEGVTYKAETDDATGLTERIIVDSRDKTKLPTVDIVKVGAKKSADGLYAASDILGTYNLPVGGHLEQVLLDGAEIKTGMTLVKIPRSVGGAGDITGGLPRVTELFEARNPSNPAVVSEIDGEITMGKVKRGNREIIVTSKTGEQRKYLVSLSKQILVQEHDAVRAGTPLSDGIITPADILSIMGPTAVQEYIVNEVQDVYRLQGVKINDKHFEIIVRQMMRKVRIDDPGDTTFLEQELVDKLDFAEENDRIWGKKVVTDPGDSENCYKGQILSVRKLRDENSSLKRRDLKLVQVRDAVQATATQILQGITRAALGTKSFMSAASFQETTKVLNEAALRGKSDNLEGMKENVICGHLIPAGTGLRQWQKLVVGSQEEHERMEANKKNVLDFAKQKAEATQE; encoded by the coding sequence ATGGCTTTTAAGAAAGATAATAAAGTAAAGAGTAATTTCAGCAAGATTACTATCGGACTGGCTTCACCTGAGGAGATTCTTGAGAACTCTTTTGGTGAGGTAACCAAGCCAGAGACTATCAACTATCGTACCTATAAACCAGAACGTGATGGTTTGTTCTGCGAGCGTATCTTCGGTCCAACAAAGGATTACGAGTGTGCCTGTGGTAAGTACAAGCGTATCCGTTATAAGGGTATTGTCTGCGACCGTTGTGGTGTTGAGGTAACAGAAAAGAAAGTGCGTCGTGAACGTGCTGGACACATTGAGTTGGTTGTCCCTGTGGCTCATATCTGGTATTTCCGTAGTCTTCCTAACAAGATTGGTTACCTTCTCGGTATGCCAACAAAGAAGCTTGATGCTGTTATTTATTATGAGAAATATGTTGTCATCCAGCCGGGTGTCGTAGAGGGTATGAAGAATGCCGATACAGATGAGGATTTGAATGGTTCTCATAAGTTCGACCTTCTTTCTGAAGATGAATATCTCGATATCCTTGATAATAAACTCCCAGAGGGTAATGAGCGTTTGGATGATTCTGATCCAAGCAAGTTCATTGCTAAGATGGGTGCAGAGGCTATTTATGACCTCCTCACAGGCATTGACCTTGATCGTTTGGCAGGTGAATTGCGTGACCGTGCAACAACTGACTCAAGTCAGCAGCGTAAGACAGAAGCTTTGAAGCGTCTGCAGGTTGTAGAGGGTTTCCGTCAGTCTATCGGTGTGAATAATCCAGAATGGATGATCATGAAGATTATCCCTGTTACTCCACCGGAGCTTCGTCCATTGGTTCCATTGGATGGAGGACGTTTCGCAACATCTGACCTTAATGACCTCTATCGTCGCGTTATCATCCGTAACAATCGTTTGAAGCGTTTGATGGAGATTAAGGCTCCTGAGGTTATTCTGCGTAATGAGAAGCGTATGCTTCAGGAAGCTGTTGATTCACTTTTCGATAACAGCCGTAAGTCTTCTGCTGTAAAGAGTGAGAGCAATCGTCCATTGAAGTCACTCTCTGACTCTCTGAAGGGTAAGCAGGGACGTTTCCGTCAGAACCTCCTCGGTAAGCGTGTTGACTATTCTGCGCGTTCAGTAATCGTCGTTGGTCCAGAGTTGAAGATGGGTGAGTGTGGTCTGCCTAAGTTGATGGCAGCAGAGCTTTACAAGCCATTCATTATTCGTAAGCTCATAGAGCGCGGTATTGTGAAGACTGTAAAGAGTGCTAAGAAGATTGTAGACCGTCGTGAGCCAGTAATTTGGGATATCCTTGAGAATGTAATGAAGGGTCACCCAGTTATGTTGAACCGTGCCCCGACACTTCACCGTCTTGGTATTCAGGCATTCCAGCCTAAGTTGATAGAGGGTAAGGCTATCCAGTTGCACCCATTGGCATGTACTGCGTTCAATGCTGACTTCGATGGCGACCAGATGGCTGTTCACCTCCCATTGAGCAATGAGGCTATATTGGAGACACAGATTTTGATGCTTCAGAGTCATAACATTCTTAATCCTGCTAATGGTGCACCAATCACCGTTCCTTCACAGGATATGGTGCTCGGTCTCTACTATATCACTAAGATCCGCCCAGGTGCTAAGGGTGAAGGTCTTACTTTCTATGGTCCAGAGGAAGCAATCATTGCTTACAATGAGAAGAAATGTGACCTCCATTCACAGATTAAGGTAATCGTTGACGACCTCGTTGATGGAAAACTCCAGAAGCGTATGGTTGAGACATCAGTTGGTCGTGTAATTGTTAATCAGATTATCCCAACTGAGATTGGATTCTTCAATGGTATTATCTCTAAGAAATCACTTCGTGGTCTTATCGCTGACGTTATTAAGGCAGTTGGTATGGCTCGTGCTTGTGAGTTCCTTGATGGTATCAAGAACCTTGGTTACCGTATGGCATATGTTGCAGGTCTTTCCTTTAACCTCGACGATATCATCGTTCCTGTTGAGAAAACTGATATCGTAGGTAAGGGTCAGAGTGAGGTTGATCAGGTGAAGGCTAACTATGAAATGGGTTTCATCACTGATAAGGAGCGTTACAATCAGGTAATTGATGCGTGGACACACGTAAACAATAACCTTAAGCAGGCCGTTATGAAGCACATGACAGAGGCTGATCAGGGTTTCAATGCTGTATATATGATGCTTGACTCTGGTGCCCGTGGTTCTGCTGACCAGATTGCACAGCTTGCTGGTATGCGTGGTCTTATGGCTAAGCCACAGAAGGCAGGTGCTGAAGGTGCTCAGATTATTGAGAACCCAATTATCTCTAACTTTAAGGAGGGTATGTCTGTGTTGGAGTACTTTATTGCTTCTCACGGTGCTCGTAAGGGTCTTGCCGATACGGCTATGAAGACTGCCGATGCAGGATACTTGACACGTCGTCTTGTTGACGTTTCTCATGATGTTATCATCAATGAGGAGGATTGTGGTTCACTCCGTGGTCTTGAGTGTCGTGCCTTGAAGAATGGTGATGAAACAATTGCAAGCCTCTATGAGCGTATCTTGGGTCGTGTGTCAGTTCATGATGTTATCAATCCTACAACTGGTGATATTATCGTTGCTGCAGGTGAGGAGATTACAGAGGCAAAGGCACAGGCTATTGAAGATTCACCAATTGAGATGGTAGAAATCCGTTCTGTACTTACTTGTGAGAGCAAGAAGGGTGTATGTAAGAAGTGTTACGGACGTAACCTTGCTTCTGCACGTATGGTACAGATGGGAGAGGCTGTTGGTGTCATTGCTGCACAAGCTATTGGTGAGCCTGGTACACAGCTTACTCTTCGTACGTTCCACGCTGGTGGTGTGGCTGGTAATGCTGCGGCTAATGCAACTATTACAGCTAAGAGTGATGCTAAGATAGAGTTTGAGGAACTCCGTACCGTACCATTCGTTGATGAGAATGACAAGGAGTGTGAGATGGTTGTTAGCCGTTTGGCTGAAATTCGCTTTGTAGATCCTAACACTGGTATTGTACTCCTTACAGATAATGTTCCTTATGGTAGTTCTCTTTACTTTAAGTCTGGAGATACTGTCAAGAAGGGTGATATGATTTGTAAGTGGGACCCATTCAATGCTGTTATTGTTAGTGAATATGCAGGTGTTCTCCGCCTACATGACGTTATAGAGGGCGTTACTTATAAGGCAGAAACCGATGATGCTACAGGTCTTACAGAGCGTATCATTGTTGACTCACGCGATAAGACAAAACTCCCTACTGTTGATATTGTCAAGGTTGGTGCTAAGAAGAGTGCTGATGGTCTTTATGCGGCATCTGATATCCTTGGTACATATAACCTCCCTGTAGGTGGTCACTTGGAGCAGGTACTTCTTGATGGTGCTGAGATTAAGACGGGTATGACACTCGTTAAGATTCCACGTTCTGTCGGTGGTGCTGGTGATATTACTGGTGGTCTTCCACGTGTTACTGAGCTCTTTGAGGCTCGTAACCCATCTAACCCTGCTGTCGTATCTGAAATTGATGGTGAGATTACTATGGGTAAGGTCAAGCGTGGTAACCGTGAGATTATCGTGACTTCTAAGACTGGTGAGCAGCGTAAGTATCTTGTTAGTCTGTCTAAGCAGATTCTTGTGCAAGAGCATGATGCTGTTCGTGCTGGTACTCCATTGTCTGATGGTATCATCACACCTGCTGATATCTTGTCTATCATGGGTCCAACAGCTGTTCAAGAGTATATTGTTAATGAGGTTCAGGACGTATATCGTTTGCAGGGTGTGAAGATTAATGACAAGCACTTTGAGATTATCGTTCGTCAGATGATGCGCAAGGTACGTATCGACGATCCAGGAGATACTACATTCCTCGAGCAGGAACTTGTTGACAAACTCGACTTTGCTGAGGAGAATGATCGTATCTGGGGTAAGAAGGTTGTTACCGATCCAGGTGATTCTGAGAACTGCTATAAGGGTCAGATTCTCTCTGTACGTAAGTTACGTGATGAGAACTCAAGCCTTAAGCGTCGTGACCTCAAACTCGTTCAGGTGCGTGATGCCGTTCAGGCAACTGCTACCCAGATTCTTCAGGGTATCACACGTGCTGCCCTCGGTACGAAGAGCTTCATGAGTGCTGCTTCCTTCCAGGAGACAACTAAGGTGCTCAACGAGGCTGCTCTCCGTGGTAAGAGTGATAACCTTGAGGGTATGAAGGAGAATGTTATCTGTGGTCACCTCATTCCTGCCGGTACTGGTCTTCGTCAGTGGCAGAAACTCGTTGTTGGTTCGCAAGAAGAGCACGAGCGTATGGAGGCTAACAAGAAGAATGTTCTTGACTTCGCTAAGCAAAAGGCAGAGGCTACACAGGAGTAA
- a CDS encoding nitric-oxide reductase large subunit yields MTPKKLWLTLAAVILGSFAVLCFYGVEIFREMPPFPNKIVTESGEMLFEGQDIKDGQNVWQSIGGQTVGSVWGHGAYVAPDWTADYLHRESELMLAELAKKDGKVYNQLDEADKAKYKVLLQEELRKNTYDAQTGVITFSKMRAKVAKQLHNYYAKLFLNDPSMAKLRNAYAMREKSVEAVGGLSAEKRFDKMDAFFAWSSWVCVTNRPNSDVSYTNNWPHDPVIGNVAPASLHLWSGFSVLMLLFCVGILVYYYAQHKEEHVSKVPESDPMRDLKPTASMRAVLKYIWVVGALMLVQMLSGVITAHYGVEGDAFFGLPIQNIFPYAVSRSWHVQLAILWIATSWLATGLYIAPAVSGVEPKYQALGVNILFGALVFVVAGSLAGQWFGVMQKLGLVENFWFGHQGYEYVELGRLWQILLLTGLVLWLFLMIRALIPALKRKDENRHLLTLFVIASLAIAFFYAAGLMYGRQTHMAVAEYWRWWVVHLWVEGFFEVFATVVASFLFCRLGLLKIKSATVSVLFSTIVFLAGGILGTFHHLYFSATPTAVLALGATFSAMELVPLVLIGIEAYHNYQLSRSAAWIKSYKWPIYCFIAMCFWNFLGAGIFGFSINPPIALYYLQGLNTTAVHGHAALFGVYGILGIGLMLFVLRGLYPNNEWNDKLIGSAFWCINIGLLLMTVVSILPIGILQAYESITNAYWSARSAEFMQQDLMQTLRWLRIPGDTFVALGEVLFVLFVIGLQFGWSKKGRR; encoded by the coding sequence ATGACACCAAAGAAATTATGGTTGACTTTGGCAGCGGTCATTCTCGGATCGTTTGCCGTTTTATGCTTCTATGGCGTTGAGATTTTTAGAGAGATGCCACCTTTCCCTAACAAGATAGTAACAGAGAGTGGTGAAATGTTGTTTGAAGGACAAGACATAAAGGATGGACAGAACGTTTGGCAGTCTATTGGAGGTCAGACAGTAGGTAGTGTTTGGGGCCATGGCGCATACGTAGCTCCTGATTGGACAGCCGACTATTTGCATCGTGAGTCAGAATTGATGTTAGCCGAATTAGCTAAGAAAGATGGTAAGGTGTATAACCAGTTGGACGAAGCAGACAAGGCTAAGTACAAGGTATTGTTGCAAGAAGAGCTTCGTAAGAATACCTATGATGCACAGACTGGTGTTATCACCTTTAGTAAGATGCGTGCTAAAGTGGCTAAGCAATTGCATAATTATTATGCCAAACTATTCTTAAACGACCCATCTATGGCTAAGTTGCGCAATGCGTATGCTATGCGCGAAAAATCTGTAGAAGCAGTAGGCGGTCTTTCTGCTGAGAAGCGTTTTGATAAGATGGATGCTTTCTTTGCATGGTCAAGCTGGGTGTGTGTGACCAATAGACCTAATAGCGACGTTAGTTATACCAATAACTGGCCACATGACCCTGTCATAGGCAATGTTGCCCCTGCTTCGTTACATCTTTGGTCAGGCTTCAGTGTGTTAATGTTACTCTTCTGTGTAGGAATTTTAGTTTACTATTATGCTCAGCATAAAGAAGAACATGTGTCAAAGGTGCCAGAATCAGATCCGATGAGAGATCTTAAGCCTACAGCATCGATGCGTGCCGTACTGAAATACATTTGGGTCGTAGGTGCATTAATGCTGGTCCAGATGCTTTCCGGTGTGATAACAGCCCATTACGGTGTAGAGGGAGATGCTTTCTTTGGGCTACCTATACAAAACATTTTCCCTTATGCCGTATCGCGTAGCTGGCATGTCCAGTTAGCTATTCTTTGGATTGCAACCTCATGGTTGGCTACAGGTTTATATATAGCACCAGCAGTTTCGGGAGTTGAACCAAAATATCAAGCCTTAGGTGTAAACATTCTCTTTGGAGCATTGGTTTTCGTAGTTGCAGGTTCGTTAGCTGGTCAATGGTTCGGTGTAATGCAAAAACTTGGTTTGGTAGAGAACTTCTGGTTTGGACATCAAGGATACGAGTATGTTGAGTTGGGACGTCTATGGCAGATACTATTGCTTACGGGCTTAGTTCTTTGGTTGTTCTTAATGATTCGCGCACTTATTCCTGCACTTAAGCGAAAGGACGAAAACCGCCATTTACTTACTCTCTTTGTTATTGCCTCATTAGCTATCGCATTCTTCTATGCAGCAGGTTTGATGTATGGACGCCAAACTCATATGGCTGTTGCTGAGTACTGGCGTTGGTGGGTAGTTCACCTTTGGGTTGAAGGCTTCTTTGAGGTATTTGCTACGGTGGTTGCATCGTTCTTGTTCTGTCGTTTGGGACTACTTAAGATTAAGAGTGCCACAGTTTCTGTGTTGTTCTCTACTATCGTCTTTCTTGCAGGTGGTATTTTAGGAACATTCCATCACTTGTATTTCAGTGCAACCCCAACAGCAGTATTAGCACTTGGAGCTACATTCAGTGCAATGGAGCTTGTTCCGCTCGTACTGATAGGAATAGAAGCATACCATAATTATCAGCTGAGCCGTTCTGCAGCTTGGATAAAATCCTATAAGTGGCCGATATATTGCTTCATTGCAATGTGTTTTTGGAACTTCTTGGGTGCTGGTATCTTTGGTTTCTCCATTAATCCGCCAATCGCCTTATATTATTTGCAGGGACTGAATACCACTGCCGTTCATGGTCATGCAGCTCTGTTCGGAGTCTATGGTATCTTGGGAATAGGCTTGATGCTATTTGTCTTGCGCGGTCTTTATCCAAATAACGAATGGAACGATAAGCTTATAGGATCTGCTTTCTGGTGTATAAACATTGGTTTGCTGCTAATGACAGTGGTAAGTATCTTGCCAATTGGTATCCTACAAGCCTACGAAAGCATAACCAACGCTTACTGGTCGGCAAGATCGGCTGAGTTCATGCAACAAGATCTCATGCAAACATTAAGATGGCTGCGTATACCTGGAGACACGTTTGTAGCTTTGGGTGAAGTTCTATTTGTCTTGTTTGTCATCGGTTTACAGTTTGGCTGGTCGAAGAAAGGCAGACGCTAA
- a CDS encoding DUF3467 domain-containing protein, which translates to MDNNNQNQEGQQLQIDLSPEIAKGVYTNFQIISHSSSEFVLDFATLLPGVPKATVTSRVIIAPEHALRLLAALQDNVVRYEKEFGKIDRHEPEQEPRTIAPFGPGKVDA; encoded by the coding sequence ATGGACAATAATAATCAGAATCAAGAGGGACAGCAGTTGCAGATTGATCTCTCACCAGAAATCGCTAAAGGTGTTTATACAAACTTCCAGATAATCTCTCATTCAAGTTCAGAGTTTGTACTTGATTTTGCTACACTTCTTCCAGGTGTACCAAAGGCAACAGTGACAAGCCGTGTTATTATTGCTCCTGAGCACGCATTGCGTCTTCTTGCAGCTTTGCAGGATAATGTAGTTCGTTATGAGAAAGAGTTTGGTAAGATTGACCGTCATGAGCCAGAGCAGGAGCCACGTACGATAGCTCCATTCGGTCCTGGTAAGGTTGATGCATAA